Proteins encoded in a region of the Saccharothrix ecbatanensis genome:
- a CDS encoding neutral zinc metallopeptidase, with the protein MARRAWVAATLVAALVSTGCTQVVSGAGRSERPDVTKVAGLDITTGESGAKPGVADADLQVEGGDGGEMDRLAINTLADVEEYWAEQLPARFNKEFQPVKRLVSYDSNGEGVEICRTNTAGVANAFYCSLDDSIAWDRGELLPMLDDAFGPMSVVTVLAHEMGHAIQYKLGEIGGINQATPSIIKEQQADCYAGNFFRWVAEGKSKHFRISTGPGLNQVLATMFFIRDAAGTSAEKQGAHGSAFDRVAAFQFGFAGDPTRCAQIDEAEIKARITQQKFDSQDQDKGLGKGNLKVDDQKSLDLLEESLQKAFNQSGATPPSLTDSASDCPDVSETSPASYCPATNSISIDLPDLVKIGTPPKRGQKGGIGDFAAFAEVASRYALSIQKATGYELEGPAAGLRTACLTGAWAGATNQNGVRLRLSSGDLDEAVAELLADKSLIAADVNGTVVPSGFARVEAFRDGFYQGSGLCTRKYSG; encoded by the coding sequence ATGGCTCGACGGGCTTGGGTAGCTGCGACGCTCGTCGCCGCGTTGGTGTCGACCGGGTGCACCCAGGTCGTGAGCGGGGCGGGCCGGTCGGAGCGGCCGGACGTCACCAAGGTCGCCGGGTTGGACATCACCACCGGTGAAAGCGGCGCGAAGCCGGGGGTGGCGGACGCCGACCTCCAGGTGGAGGGTGGCGACGGCGGCGAGATGGACCGGCTCGCGATCAACACGCTGGCCGACGTCGAGGAGTACTGGGCCGAGCAGCTGCCCGCGCGGTTCAACAAGGAGTTCCAGCCGGTGAAGCGGCTGGTGTCGTACGACTCCAACGGCGAGGGCGTGGAGATCTGCCGCACCAACACGGCGGGTGTGGCGAACGCGTTCTACTGCTCGCTGGACGACTCGATCGCGTGGGACCGCGGTGAGCTGCTGCCGATGCTGGACGACGCGTTCGGGCCGATGTCGGTGGTGACCGTGCTGGCGCACGAGATGGGTCACGCGATCCAGTACAAGCTCGGTGAGATCGGCGGGATCAACCAGGCCACGCCGTCGATCATCAAGGAGCAGCAGGCCGACTGCTACGCGGGCAACTTCTTCCGGTGGGTGGCGGAGGGCAAGTCCAAGCACTTCCGGATCTCGACCGGGCCCGGGTTGAACCAGGTGCTGGCGACGATGTTCTTCATCCGGGACGCGGCGGGGACGTCGGCCGAGAAGCAGGGCGCGCACGGCAGCGCGTTCGACCGGGTGGCGGCGTTCCAGTTCGGGTTCGCCGGTGATCCGACGCGGTGCGCGCAGATCGACGAAGCGGAGATCAAGGCGCGGATCACGCAGCAGAAGTTCGACTCGCAGGACCAGGACAAGGGGCTGGGCAAGGGCAACCTGAAGGTGGACGACCAGAAGTCGCTGGACCTGCTTGAGGAGTCTTTGCAGAAGGCGTTCAACCAGTCGGGCGCGACGCCGCCGTCGTTGACCGATTCCGCGTCGGACTGCCCGGACGTCTCCGAGACGTCGCCCGCGTCGTACTGCCCGGCGACGAACTCGATCTCGATCGACCTGCCGGACCTGGTGAAGATCGGGACGCCGCCGAAGCGCGGGCAGAAGGGCGGCATCGGCGACTTCGCCGCGTTCGCCGAGGTGGCGTCGCGGTACGCGTTGTCGATCCAGAAGGCGACCGGGTACGAGTTGGAGGGGCCGGCGGCGGGGTTGCGCACGGCTTGTCTGACCGGGGCTTGGGCCGGGGCCACGAACCAGAACGGCGTGCGGCTGCGGTTGTCGTCCGGTGACCTGGACGAGGCGGTGGCCGAGTTGCTGGCCGACAAGAGCCTGATCGCCGCCGACGTGAACGGGACCGTCGTCCCGTCCGGCTTCGCCCGCGTGGAGGCGTTCCGGGACGGCTTCTACCAGGGCTCGGGTCTCTGCACCCGCAAGTACTCGGGCTGA
- the tnpB gene encoding IS607 family element RNA-guided endonuclease TnpB has product MGGGVVIHAYRFVLDPSPGQDDALRSHCGGRRYAFNWGLARVKANLGQREAEKSYGIPADRLTPSVSWSAYSLRKDWNRAKDAVAPWWAENSKEAYSSGLANLATALGDWADSRSGKRRGPRVGFPGFKGKRSGLSCRFTTGAFGLIDGDRRHVKLPRIGAVRTHESTRKLARHVERGAARIRSATVSHRAGRWFVSFSVEIARDDPAPTRPDSAVGVDLGVKSLAVLSTGETVPNPRHLETARRDLRRLQRQAARRVGPDKRTRRQPSQRWRTTQARIARLHTAVANARRDGLHKLSTRLVRTHGTVVLEDLNVSGMTKNRRLARHVAGVGMAELRRQIEYKAAWSGVRVHLADRWYPSSKTCSGCGAVKAKLRLSERTFRCDACGLVLDRDLNAARNLAALARRETSSPSCGATINEPAGNPRQTRATRATGTATGRPAPTGAGQRRHGNVSTA; this is encoded by the coding sequence ATGGGTGGCGGGGTGGTGATCCATGCGTACCGGTTCGTCCTGGATCCGAGCCCGGGTCAGGACGACGCGCTGCGGTCGCACTGCGGTGGGCGACGCTACGCCTTCAACTGGGGCTTGGCGCGGGTGAAGGCGAACCTGGGGCAGCGGGAGGCCGAGAAGTCCTACGGCATCCCCGCCGACCGGCTCACGCCGTCGGTGTCGTGGTCGGCCTACAGCCTGCGCAAGGACTGGAACCGCGCCAAGGACGCGGTCGCGCCGTGGTGGGCCGAGAACTCGAAGGAAGCCTATTCTTCCGGCCTGGCCAACCTCGCGACCGCGCTGGGCGACTGGGCCGACTCCCGGAGCGGGAAGCGGCGTGGCCCACGGGTTGGGTTCCCGGGATTCAAGGGCAAGCGGTCCGGGTTGTCGTGTCGGTTCACCACCGGCGCGTTCGGCCTGATCGACGGCGACCGGCGGCACGTGAAGCTGCCCCGCATCGGCGCGGTCCGCACCCATGAGTCCACCCGCAAGCTCGCCCGGCACGTGGAGCGCGGCGCCGCCCGCATCCGCTCGGCCACCGTGTCGCACCGGGCCGGCCGGTGGTTCGTGTCGTTCTCCGTGGAGATCGCCCGCGACGACCCCGCACCCACGCGGCCCGACTCGGCAGTGGGTGTCGACCTGGGAGTCAAGTCCCTGGCGGTGCTGTCGACCGGCGAGACCGTCCCGAACCCCCGCCACCTTGAGACCGCCCGGCGGGACCTGCGCCGCCTGCAACGCCAAGCCGCCCGTCGCGTCGGTCCGGACAAGCGCACCCGACGGCAGCCATCGCAGCGATGGCGCACGACCCAGGCGCGCATCGCGCGGCTGCACACCGCCGTGGCGAACGCGCGCCGCGACGGGCTGCACAAGCTCTCGACCCGCCTGGTCCGCACCCACGGCACGGTCGTGCTGGAAGACCTCAACGTGTCCGGCATGACGAAGAACCGCCGGCTGGCCCGGCATGTCGCCGGGGTCGGCATGGCCGAACTCCGCCGTCAGATCGAGTACAAGGCGGCATGGTCGGGCGTGCGCGTGCACCTCGCCGACCGCTGGTATCCCAGCTCCAAGACGTGTTCGGGTTGTGGCGCGGTGAAAGCCAAGCTTCGCCTGTCCGAACGCACCTTCCGCTGCGACGCGTGCGGTCTGGTCCTGGACCGGGACCTCAATGCAGCACGCAACCTCGCCGCGCTCGCGCGACGCGAGACGTCCTCCCCGAGTTGCGGGGCGACGATAAACGAGCCCGCTGGAAACCCACGTCAGACCCGCGCCACGCGGGCAACGGGTACCGCCACGGGAAGACCCGCACCGACCGGTGCGGGCCAACGTCGACACGGCAACGTGTCGACTGCCTGA
- a CDS encoding co-chaperone YbbN — MTRPDPRKTAAMSAALSGAVDLGALKARADAARQRAATPPPPPGGAGGSDAGPSPWVLDVTEATFQSVVERSLEVPVVVELTATWSPEAGQLSPVLERAARAGGGTWLLARVDLDANPRIGQVFGVQSVPTVVAIAGGQPIDAFAGPLPEAEFGQWIDRLLDALRDRLPGIKAAEANRGASPVGDDEPMAEPEDARFTAAEEAFEQGDFAAAEAAYEAILAAEPANAEAKAALAQVRFTARAEAVPSDAIAKADGNPDDLDAQLAAADLELATNDVEKAFKRLIDTVRRVYGEDRDKVREHLVNLFELFPPDDERVTKARRNLASALY; from the coding sequence GTGACAAGGCCAGACCCCCGAAAGACCGCCGCAATGTCCGCCGCGTTGTCCGGGGCGGTCGACCTCGGCGCGCTGAAGGCCCGTGCCGACGCCGCGAGGCAGCGCGCCGCCACCCCACCCCCGCCGCCGGGCGGGGCCGGAGGTTCGGACGCCGGTCCGAGCCCGTGGGTGCTGGACGTCACCGAGGCGACGTTCCAGTCGGTTGTCGAGCGCTCCCTGGAAGTGCCGGTCGTGGTCGAGCTGACCGCGACGTGGAGCCCCGAGGCGGGCCAGCTCTCACCCGTGCTCGAACGCGCCGCCAGGGCGGGCGGCGGCACCTGGCTGCTGGCCAGGGTCGACCTGGACGCGAACCCGCGGATCGGCCAGGTGTTCGGCGTGCAGTCGGTGCCGACCGTCGTGGCGATCGCCGGCGGTCAGCCCATCGACGCGTTCGCCGGCCCGCTGCCGGAGGCGGAGTTCGGCCAGTGGATCGACCGCCTGCTGGACGCCCTGCGTGACCGACTGCCCGGCATCAAGGCGGCGGAAGCGAACCGCGGCGCGTCGCCCGTCGGCGATGACGAGCCGATGGCCGAGCCGGAGGACGCGCGTTTCACGGCTGCCGAGGAAGCGTTCGAGCAGGGCGACTTCGCCGCCGCCGAGGCCGCGTACGAGGCCATCCTGGCGGCCGAACCGGCGAACGCCGAGGCCAAGGCCGCGCTGGCACAGGTCCGGTTCACCGCGCGGGCCGAGGCCGTGCCGTCGGACGCGATCGCGAAGGCCGACGGGAACCCGGACGACCTGGACGCCCAGTTGGCCGCCGCCGATCTGGAGTTGGCGACGAACGACGTGGAGAAGGCGTTCAAGCGCCTGATCGACACGGTGCGCCGGGTTTACGGCGAGGACCGCGACAAGGTCCGCGAACACCTCGTGAACCTGTTCGAACTGTTCCCGCCGGACGACGAACGCGTGACCAAGGCCCGCCGCAACCTCGCCAGCGCTCTGTACTGA
- a CDS encoding neutral zinc metallopeptidase produces the protein MRRASARLVLLATTLLLVTTACTQLVPGRPTAGESVTRGTVDPSFIRGTDGGPIDQLAATALTDIDAFWEEAFPQTFAKQWKPLEGGIYSVDTTDSSAKPPPCTEKASDVEGNAFYCPSADAIAWDRAALLPVLKDSYGDAAVVIVLAHEMGHAVQNRMGITPEAERRQPQRFPTILTEAMADCFAGAFVKWVNDGKSEHLDIGSDTLDSALGALITFRDPVGTSANDQSAHGNAFDRVSAFQDGYQQGVKFCAAMTVENRAFTQEAFTTADDRERGGNLPFDEMLEFITPDLNDYYESLSTQAGKTWADPKATPTEEEPDCSGDQGPVAYCPADKAVEFEVKADLPELHAEIGDYATGVLLASRYALAAMQAMGVELEGEEAATTALCLAGAYTREVFVRQKGFGLSPGDLDEAVRVLLAYDYAARDATGSAALDPGFKRVDVFRGGVMEGTKACGLA, from the coding sequence ATGCGGCGCGCATCGGCTCGGCTGGTCCTGCTGGCGACAACCCTGCTGCTGGTCACCACCGCGTGCACCCAACTGGTCCCGGGCAGGCCGACGGCGGGCGAGTCCGTCACCAGGGGCACGGTCGACCCGAGCTTCATCCGGGGCACCGACGGCGGCCCCATCGACCAGCTCGCGGCGACCGCCCTCACGGACATCGACGCGTTCTGGGAAGAAGCCTTCCCGCAGACGTTCGCCAAGCAGTGGAAACCGCTGGAAGGCGGCATCTACTCGGTCGACACCACGGATTCGTCCGCCAAGCCGCCGCCGTGCACCGAGAAGGCATCCGACGTCGAGGGCAACGCCTTCTACTGCCCCAGCGCCGACGCCATCGCCTGGGACCGCGCCGCGCTGCTGCCCGTCCTCAAGGACAGCTACGGCGACGCCGCCGTGGTGATCGTGCTGGCCCACGAGATGGGCCACGCCGTGCAGAACCGGATGGGCATCACCCCGGAGGCCGAGCGCCGCCAACCGCAGCGGTTCCCCACGATCCTCACCGAGGCGATGGCCGACTGCTTCGCGGGCGCGTTCGTGAAGTGGGTGAACGACGGCAAGTCCGAGCACCTGGACATCGGCTCCGACACGTTGGACTCGGCGCTCGGCGCGCTGATCACGTTCCGCGACCCGGTCGGCACGTCCGCCAACGACCAGTCCGCGCACGGCAACGCGTTCGACCGGGTGTCCGCGTTCCAGGACGGCTACCAGCAGGGCGTCAAGTTCTGCGCGGCCATGACGGTGGAGAACCGGGCGTTCACCCAGGAGGCGTTCACCACCGCCGACGACCGCGAGCGGGGCGGCAACCTGCCGTTCGACGAGATGCTGGAGTTCATCACCCCTGACCTGAACGACTACTACGAGAGCTTGTCCACGCAGGCCGGCAAGACGTGGGCCGACCCGAAGGCCACCCCCACCGAGGAGGAGCCGGACTGCTCCGGCGACCAGGGCCCGGTGGCGTACTGCCCGGCGGACAAGGCGGTGGAGTTCGAGGTCAAGGCGGACCTCCCCGAGCTGCACGCCGAGATCGGCGACTACGCGACGGGCGTGCTGCTCGCCAGCCGGTACGCGTTGGCCGCGATGCAGGCCATGGGCGTCGAGCTGGAGGGCGAGGAAGCGGCGACCACGGCGTTGTGCCTGGCCGGCGCGTACACGCGGGAGGTGTTCGTCCGGCAGAAGGGGTTCGGGTTGTCGCCGGGCGACCTGGACGAGGCGGTCCGCGTGCTGCTCGCGTACGACTACGCGGCACGGGACGCGACGGGCTCGGCGGCGCTCGATCCCGGGTTCAAGCGGGTCGACGTGTTCCGCGGCGGCGTCATGGAGGGAACGAAAGCCTGCGGTTTGGCGTAG
- the glgB gene encoding 1,4-alpha-glucan branching protein GlgB gives MISPEDVDRLLAGAHHDPHSVLGVHHVPEGVVARALRPGASAVAVMAGDKRFELDRVTDGLFAGELPEHPGDYRLDVEYGGTVVEVDDPYRWLPTVGELDLHLIGEGRHERLWDVLGARVRTYDTPNGTVSGVSFAVWAPTARGVRVCGDFDGWDGRANPMRSLGSSGVWEIFIPGIPAGTKYKFRILGRDGVWHEKADPMAFATERPPATASVVTQSTFEWGDAEWEAKRDATQWIDAPVSVYEVHLGSWKPGLGYRELATELADYVVDAGFTHIELMPVAEHPFGGSWGYQVTSYYAPTSRFGSPDDFRFFVDTLHQRGIGVIIDWVPAHFPRDAWALAKFDGSALYEHEDPRRGEHPDWGTLVFDFGRNEVRNFLVANALYWIEEFHIDGLRVDAVASMLYLDYSREEGQWLPNQYGGRENLDAVRFLQELNATVYKRHPGVVMAAEESTAWPGVSRPTHLGGLGFGFKWNMGWMHDSLHYLSREPIHRSYHHNEITFSLVYAWSENFVLPLSHDEVVHGKGSLWQRMPGDDWNKAAGLRSLLAFMWAHPGKQLLFMGGEFGQRDEWSEGRSLDWHLLESPLHAGLLGLVSDLNRVYKASPALYSADNKPEGFSWIDANDSAGNVLSFLRVGEDGSVIACVANFAGMPHHDYRIGLPLAGRWREVVNTDSEVYGGSGVGNLGGVVAEEEPWHGRPASAVLQLPPAGVVYLMPEGF, from the coding sequence ATGATCTCGCCCGAGGACGTCGACCGACTGCTGGCCGGGGCGCACCACGACCCGCACTCGGTGCTCGGCGTGCACCACGTCCCCGAGGGCGTGGTCGCGCGGGCGCTGCGTCCGGGCGCGTCCGCGGTGGCCGTGATGGCGGGTGACAAGCGCTTCGAGCTGGACCGGGTCACCGACGGGTTGTTCGCGGGCGAGCTGCCCGAGCACCCCGGCGACTACCGCCTGGACGTCGAGTACGGCGGCACGGTCGTGGAGGTGGACGACCCGTACCGGTGGCTGCCCACCGTCGGCGAGCTGGACCTGCACCTGATCGGCGAGGGTCGGCACGAGCGGCTGTGGGACGTCCTGGGCGCGCGGGTGCGCACCTACGACACGCCGAACGGCACCGTCTCGGGCGTCTCGTTCGCCGTCTGGGCCCCGACGGCGCGCGGTGTGCGGGTGTGCGGCGACTTCGACGGCTGGGACGGCCGGGCCAACCCGATGAGGTCGCTCGGCTCGTCCGGCGTGTGGGAGATCTTCATCCCCGGCATCCCGGCGGGCACCAAGTACAAGTTCCGGATCCTCGGCCGCGACGGCGTGTGGCACGAGAAGGCCGACCCGATGGCGTTCGCCACCGAGAGGCCGCCGGCCACGGCTTCCGTCGTCACCCAGTCGACCTTCGAGTGGGGCGACGCGGAGTGGGAGGCCAAGCGCGACGCCACGCAGTGGATCGACGCGCCGGTGTCCGTGTACGAGGTGCACCTCGGCTCCTGGAAGCCTGGCCTGGGGTATCGCGAGCTGGCCACCGAGCTGGCGGACTACGTGGTGGACGCCGGTTTCACGCACATCGAGCTGATGCCGGTGGCCGAGCACCCGTTCGGCGGGTCGTGGGGCTACCAGGTGACGTCGTACTACGCGCCGACGTCCCGGTTCGGGTCACCGGACGACTTCCGGTTCTTCGTCGACACGCTGCACCAGCGCGGCATCGGCGTGATCATCGACTGGGTCCCCGCCCACTTCCCGCGCGACGCGTGGGCGCTGGCGAAGTTCGACGGCTCCGCCCTGTACGAGCACGAGGACCCGCGCCGGGGCGAGCACCCCGACTGGGGCACGCTGGTGTTCGACTTCGGGCGCAACGAGGTGCGGAACTTCCTGGTCGCGAACGCCCTGTACTGGATCGAGGAGTTCCACATCGACGGCCTGCGGGTCGACGCGGTGGCCTCGATGCTGTACCTGGACTACTCGCGCGAGGAAGGCCAGTGGCTGCCGAACCAGTACGGCGGCCGGGAGAACCTGGACGCGGTCCGGTTCCTCCAGGAGCTGAACGCCACCGTGTACAAGCGCCACCCCGGTGTGGTGATGGCGGCGGAGGAGTCGACGGCGTGGCCGGGCGTCTCGCGGCCGACGCACCTGGGCGGGCTCGGGTTCGGGTTCAAGTGGAACATGGGGTGGATGCACGACTCGCTGCACTACCTGTCGCGCGAGCCCATCCACCGGTCGTACCACCACAACGAGATCACGTTCTCGCTGGTGTACGCGTGGAGCGAGAACTTCGTGCTGCCGCTGTCGCACGACGAGGTCGTGCACGGCAAGGGGTCGTTGTGGCAGCGGATGCCGGGTGACGACTGGAACAAGGCGGCCGGGCTGCGGTCGCTGCTGGCGTTCATGTGGGCGCACCCCGGCAAGCAGCTGCTGTTCATGGGTGGCGAGTTCGGGCAGCGGGACGAGTGGTCGGAGGGCCGGTCGCTGGACTGGCACCTGCTGGAGTCACCGCTGCACGCGGGGCTGCTCGGGCTGGTCTCGGACCTGAACCGGGTCTACAAGGCGTCGCCGGCGCTGTACAGCGCGGACAACAAGCCGGAGGGGTTCTCGTGGATCGACGCGAACGACTCGGCGGGGAACGTGCTGAGCTTCCTGCGGGTCGGCGAGGACGGTTCGGTGATCGCGTGCGTGGCGAACTTCGCCGGCATGCCGCACCACGACTACCGGATCGGCCTGCCGCTGGCCGGGCGGTGGCGTGAGGTGGTGAACACCGACTCGGAGGTGTACGGCGGGTCCGGGGTCGGGAACCTCGGCGGGGTGGTGGCGGAGGAGGAGCCGTGGCACGGGCGACCGGCTTCGGCGGTGCTCCAACTGCCGCCGGCGGGCGTGGTCTACCTGATGCCCGAGGGGTTCTGA
- a CDS encoding class I SAM-dependent methyltransferase: MTGEVWAVGEAYEAYVGRWSRSVAGLFLDWLKVPEGRRWLDVGCGTGALTAAVLRVEEPAEVVGVDPSDGFLATARDRVTDRRASFRAGDARSLPFADDEFDAVVGGLSLNFVPDPGRAVAEFARVTAPGGVVAAYVWDYAEGMAITRYFWDAATYLDPAANDLDEGRRFPLCRPEPLQELWAGAGLGAVEVRALVVPTVFADFDDYWRPFLGGQGPAPSYTASLPEDRRRALRELLRTRLPTKPDGSIPLTARAWAVRGTTSG, from the coding sequence GTGACAGGCGAAGTGTGGGCGGTCGGCGAGGCTTACGAGGCGTACGTCGGGCGCTGGAGCCGTTCCGTGGCGGGGCTGTTCCTGGACTGGCTGAAGGTGCCGGAGGGCCGGCGCTGGCTGGACGTGGGGTGCGGCACCGGGGCGTTGACGGCCGCCGTGCTGCGGGTCGAGGAGCCGGCGGAGGTGGTCGGCGTCGACCCGTCCGACGGGTTCCTGGCCACGGCGCGGGACCGGGTGACGGACCGGCGGGCGAGCTTCCGGGCCGGTGACGCGCGGTCGCTGCCGTTCGCCGACGACGAGTTCGACGCGGTGGTCGGTGGTCTGTCGCTCAACTTCGTGCCGGATCCGGGTCGGGCCGTGGCCGAGTTCGCCCGCGTCACCGCGCCTGGTGGCGTCGTGGCGGCGTACGTGTGGGACTACGCCGAGGGCATGGCGATCACGCGGTACTTCTGGGACGCGGCCACCTACCTCGACCCCGCCGCGAACGACCTGGACGAGGGCCGGCGGTTCCCGCTGTGCCGACCGGAGCCGTTGCAGGAGCTGTGGGCCGGGGCGGGCCTGGGTGCGGTGGAGGTGCGGGCGCTGGTCGTGCCGACCGTGTTCGCCGACTTCGACGACTACTGGCGTCCGTTCCTGGGCGGCCAGGGCCCGGCCCCCTCGTACACCGCGTCCCTGCCGGAGGACCGCCGCCGAGCGCTCCGCGAACTCCTCCGCACCCGCCTGCCCACCAAACCCGACGGCTCCATCCCCCTCACCGCCCGCGCCTGGGCAGTCCGAGGCACCACCTCGGGGTGA